One window of Oncorhynchus kisutch isolate 150728-3 linkage group LG25, Okis_V2, whole genome shotgun sequence genomic DNA carries:
- the LOC109870124 gene encoding calcium-binding and coiled-coil domain-containing protein 2 isoform X8, translating into MESFETAANMELSTNLSQIVFQEIPNSYVSNVALTCCYTLTAAIQPNPRDWVGIFKVGWSTTKDYHTFVWVEPSLDLIGLEPVRKQVLFTAYYLPKDDSVFYQFCYVDSNGQVRGASTPFCFKTPGEQSTGCSLENDLLVIITQEKVEQREREKEELVMELGQLKEQNETLRSALKEQQQEIDHLKLSNEELYQADGNTENARKHEELTQNTKLMDDSHRGQEEQVEKGEREKEELTMELGQLKEQNETLTCALKEQQQEIDHLKESKKELVQLVSKLEKQQENTREHEELAQNFKSLDESQRGQEESKEELVQLVSKLEQQQQNTREHEELAQNAKSMDESQRGQESLTTICEKYEQALIKIKQLKKEREELKGKIEVQSVEIAPLSPRLKESEQESHKLKDHIQLLQVDLQSSEKEKEKLSAALHRVCGVTHDLQDLKTGNKALRRSLSEQEQQPQQMVDSDWKEQYQALLGQLEEAQTLLHKELQASNNTRKRAEQAERELEELKECMESTAMTSDRTKQKSSKLEVQLSELNKIIEEKENMAEIAKVEKEELSRENQDLKRDIERLRKEFDDVQAAPVPMQHPNPYGSSTDPTPNKEQQQEALADSLHSWNPYETPGTATNLEEELSLECRHCHESFPGITQDELELHEHSHRVCPFCMLICDGMEQALYEDHVYSHEV; encoded by the exons GTGGGCTGGAGCACCACAAAGGATTATCACACATTTGTGTGGGTAGAACCATCATTGGATCTGATAGGACTGGAGCCAGTCAGAAAACAAGTGCTTTTTACTG CATACTACTTGCCAAAGGATGACTCGGTGTTCTATCAGTTCTGCTATGTTGATAGCAATGGCCAAGTGAGAGGAGCCAGCACCCCCTTCTGTTTTAAAACCCCAGGGGAACAAAGCACAGGCTGCAGCCTTGAAAATGACCTCTTGGTTATCATAACTCAG GAAAAGGTAGAGCAacgtgagagggagaaagaagagcTGGTCATGGAGTTGGGGCAACTGAAAGAACAAAATGAGACTCTGAGAAGTGCTCTGAAAGAGCAACAGCAAGAGATTGATCACCTCAAG CTGTCAAATGAGGAACTATACCAGGCAGATGGGAACACGGAGAATGCAAGAAAGCATGAAGAACTGACACAGAACACTAAACTAATGGATGACTCACACAGAGGGCAGGAG GAACAGGTGGAAAaaggtgagagggagaaagaagagcTGACCATGGAGTTGGGGCAACTGAAAGAGCAAAATGAGACTCTGACATGTGCCCTAAAGGAGCAGCAACAAGAGATTGATCACCTCAAG GAATCCAAAAAGGAACTGGTACAGTTAGTGAGCAAACTGGAGAAACAGCAAGAGAATACTAGAGAGCATGAAGAACTGGCACAGAATTTCAAATCATTGGATGAatcacagagaggacaggag GAATCCAAAGAGGAACTGGTACAGTTAGTGagcaaactggagcagcagcaacaGAATACTAGAGAGCATGAAGAACTGGCGCAGAATGCCAAATCAATGGATGAatcacagagaggacaggag TCTCTGACAACTATTTGTGAGAAATATGAACAAGCGTTGATCAAGATCAAACAGCTGAAGAAGGAGCGAGAGGAGTTGAAAGGAAAGATTGAGGTCCAAAGTGTGGAAATTGCACC GCTGAGCCCAAGGCTCAAAGAATCTGAGCAGGAGTCCCACAAACTGAAGGATCATATTCAGCTTCTACAG GTGGATCTCCAGAGcagtgagaaagagaaggagaagctTTCTGCAGCGCTGCACAGAGTGTGTGGTGTCACACATGATCTACAGGACCTGAAGACTGGGAACAAGGCATTACGTAGAAGCCTGTCAGAGCAGGAGCAGCAGCCACAGCAGATGGTGGACAGTGATTGGAAG GAGCAATACCAAGCCCTTCTTGGTCAGCTGGAGGAGGCTCAGACACTGTTGCACAAGGAGTTGCAGGCTTCCAACAATACCCGCAAACGTGCAGAGCAAGCAGAAAGGGAACTGGAGGAGCTCAAGGAGTGCATGGAGAGCACGGCCATGACGTCTGATCGGACAAAGCAGAAGAGCAGCAAACTAGAG GTGCAACTTTCAGAGTTAAACAAAATCATTGAGGAGAAAGAAAACATGGCAGAGATCGCTAAAGTAGAGAAAGAGGAGTTGTCCAGAGAGAATCAg GATCTCAAAAGAGATATTGAAAGACTTCGCAAGGAATTTGATGACGTCCAGGCTGCTCCAGTGCCCATGCAGCATCCCAACCCTTATGGCTCTTCAACTGACCCTACCCCCAATAAGGAGCAGCAGCAAGAGGCACTGGCTGACTCTCTCCACTCTTGGAACCCATATGAAACCCCAG GCACGGCTACAAACCTGGAGGAAGAG tTGTCCTTGGAGTGTCGTCACTGCCATGAGTCCTTCCCTGGCATCACCCAGGACGAGCTGGAGCTGCACGAGCACAGCCACAGAGTGTGCCCCTTCTGCATGCTCATCTGTGACGGAATGGAACAGGCTTTATATGAAGACCACGTCTACAGCCATGAGGTGTAG
- the LOC109870124 gene encoding protein Daple isoform X5: MLTLSSSMAVRSCWILAGPGTCVDPEHPKYAQMGDISAYYLPKDDSVFYQFCYVDSNGQVRGASTPFCFKTPGEQSTGCSLENDLLVIITQEKVEQREREKEELVMELGQLKEQNETLRSALKEQQQEIDHLKLSNEELYQADGNTENARKHEELTQNTKLMDDSHRGQEEQVEKGEREKEELTMELGQLKEQNETLTCALKEQQQEIDHLKESKKELVQLVSKLEKQQENTREHEELAQNFKSLDESQRGQESLTPIHETYLGNLVSKHVTASLTPICEKYERALIKIKQLKKEREVLRGKVEVQSVEIAQLSPRLKESERESHRLKAHIQLLQVDLQSSKKEKKCSALKEQQQEESKEELVQLVSKLEQQQQNTREHEELAQNAKSMDESQRGQESLTPIHETYLVNIVSKHVTASLTTICEKYEQALIKIKQLKKEREELKGKIEVQSVEIAPLSPRLKESEQESHKLKDHIQLLQVDLQSSEKEKEKLSAALHRVCGVTHDLQDLKTGNKALRRSLSEQEQQPQQMVDSDWKEQYQALLGQLEEAQTLLHKELQASNNTRKRAEQAERELEELKECMESTAMTSDRTKQKSSKLEVQLSELNKIIEEKENMAEIAKVEKEELSRENQDLKRDIERLRKEFDDVQAAPVPMQHPNPYGSSTDPTPNKEQQQEALADSLHSWNPYETPGTATNLEEELSLECRHCHESFPGITQDELELHEHSHRVCPFCMLICDGMEQALYEDHVYSHEV, from the exons ATGTTGACCCtctcttcttcaatggctgtgcgaagttgctggatattggcggggcCTGGAACAtgcgtcgatccagagcatcccaaatatgctcaaatgggtgacatttctg CATACTACTTGCCAAAGGATGACTCGGTGTTCTATCAGTTCTGCTATGTTGATAGCAATGGCCAAGTGAGAGGAGCCAGCACCCCCTTCTGTTTTAAAACCCCAGGGGAACAAAGCACAGGCTGCAGCCTTGAAAATGACCTCTTGGTTATCATAACTCAG GAAAAGGTAGAGCAacgtgagagggagaaagaagagcTGGTCATGGAGTTGGGGCAACTGAAAGAACAAAATGAGACTCTGAGAAGTGCTCTGAAAGAGCAACAGCAAGAGATTGATCACCTCAAG CTGTCAAATGAGGAACTATACCAGGCAGATGGGAACACGGAGAATGCAAGAAAGCATGAAGAACTGACACAGAACACTAAACTAATGGATGACTCACACAGAGGGCAGGAG GAACAGGTGGAAAaaggtgagagggagaaagaagagcTGACCATGGAGTTGGGGCAACTGAAAGAGCAAAATGAGACTCTGACATGTGCCCTAAAGGAGCAGCAACAAGAGATTGATCACCTCAAG GAATCCAAAAAGGAACTGGTACAGTTAGTGAGCAAACTGGAGAAACAGCAAGAGAATACTAGAGAGCATGAAGAACTGGCACAGAATTTCAAATCATTGGATGAatcacagagaggacaggag TCTCTGACCCCCATTCATGAAACATATTTGGGGAATTTAGTGTCAAAACATGTGACAGCT TCTCTGACCCCGATTTGTGAGAAATATGAAAGAGCGTTGATCAAGATCAAACAGCTAAAGAAAGAACGAGAGGTGTTAAGAGGAAAGGTTGAGGTCCAAAGTGTGGAGATCGCACA GCTGAGCCCAAGGCTCAAAGAATCTGAGCGGGAGTCACACAGACTGAAGGCTCACATTCAGCTTTTACAG GTGGATCTCCAGAGCAGTAAGAAAGAGAAGAAGTGTTCTGCCCTAAAGGAGCAACAGCAAGAG GAATCCAAAGAGGAACTGGTACAGTTAGTGagcaaactggagcagcagcaacaGAATACTAGAGAGCATGAAGAACTGGCGCAGAATGCCAAATCAATGGATGAatcacagagaggacaggag TCTCTGACCCCTATTCATGAAACATATTTGGTGAATATAGTGTCAAAACATGTGACCGCT TCTCTGACAACTATTTGTGAGAAATATGAACAAGCGTTGATCAAGATCAAACAGCTGAAGAAGGAGCGAGAGGAGTTGAAAGGAAAGATTGAGGTCCAAAGTGTGGAAATTGCACC GCTGAGCCCAAGGCTCAAAGAATCTGAGCAGGAGTCCCACAAACTGAAGGATCATATTCAGCTTCTACAG GTGGATCTCCAGAGcagtgagaaagagaaggagaagctTTCTGCAGCGCTGCACAGAGTGTGTGGTGTCACACATGATCTACAGGACCTGAAGACTGGGAACAAGGCATTACGTAGAAGCCTGTCAGAGCAGGAGCAGCAGCCACAGCAGATGGTGGACAGTGATTGGAAG GAGCAATACCAAGCCCTTCTTGGTCAGCTGGAGGAGGCTCAGACACTGTTGCACAAGGAGTTGCAGGCTTCCAACAATACCCGCAAACGTGCAGAGCAAGCAGAAAGGGAACTGGAGGAGCTCAAGGAGTGCATGGAGAGCACGGCCATGACGTCTGATCGGACAAAGCAGAAGAGCAGCAAACTAGAG GTGCAACTTTCAGAGTTAAACAAAATCATTGAGGAGAAAGAAAACATGGCAGAGATCGCTAAAGTAGAGAAAGAGGAGTTGTCCAGAGAGAATCAg GATCTCAAAAGAGATATTGAAAGACTTCGCAAGGAATTTGATGACGTCCAGGCTGCTCCAGTGCCCATGCAGCATCCCAACCCTTATGGCTCTTCAACTGACCCTACCCCCAATAAGGAGCAGCAGCAAGAGGCACTGGCTGACTCTCTCCACTCTTGGAACCCATATGAAACCCCAG GCACGGCTACAAACCTGGAGGAAGAG tTGTCCTTGGAGTGTCGTCACTGCCATGAGTCCTTCCCTGGCATCACCCAGGACGAGCTGGAGCTGCACGAGCACAGCCACAGAGTGTGCCCCTTCTGCATGCTCATCTGTGACGGAATGGAACAGGCTTTATATGAAGACCACGTCTACAGCCATGAGGTGTAG
- the LOC109870124 gene encoding tax1-binding protein 1 homolog B isoform X6, translated as MESFETAANMELSTNLSQIVFQEIPNSYVSNVALTCCYTLTAAIQPNPRDWVGIFKEKVEQREREKEELVMELGQLKEQNETLRSALKEQQQEIDHLKLSNEELYQADGNTENARKHEELTQNTKLMDDSHRGQEEQVEKGEREKEELTMELGQLKEQNETLTCALKEQQQEIDHLKESKKELVQLVSKLEKQQENTREHEELAQNFKSLDESQRGQESLTPIHETYLGNLVSKHVTASLTPICEKYERALIKIKQLKKEREVLRGKVEVQSVEIAQLSPRLKESERESHRLKAHIQLLQVDLQSSKKEKKCSALKEQQQEESKEELVQLVSKLEQQQQNTREHEELAQNAKSMDESQRGQESLTPIHETYLVNIVSKHVTASLTTICEKYEQALIKIKQLKKEREELKGKIEVQSVEIAPLSPRLKESEQESHKLKDHIQLLQVDLQSSEKEKEKLSAALHRVCGVTHDLQDLKTGNKALRRSLSEQEQQPQQMVDSDWKEQYQALLGQLEEAQTLLHKELQASNNTRKRAEQAERELEELKECMESTAMTSDRTKQKSSKLEVQLSELNKIIEEKENMAEIAKVEKEELSRENQDLKRDIERLRKEFDDVQAAPVPMQHPNPYGSSTDPTPNKEQQQEALADSLHSWNPYETPGTATNLEEELSLECRHCHESFPGITQDELELHEHSHRVCPFCMLICDGMEQALYEDHVYSHEV; from the exons GAAAAGGTAGAGCAacgtgagagggagaaagaagagcTGGTCATGGAGTTGGGGCAACTGAAAGAACAAAATGAGACTCTGAGAAGTGCTCTGAAAGAGCAACAGCAAGAGATTGATCACCTCAAG CTGTCAAATGAGGAACTATACCAGGCAGATGGGAACACGGAGAATGCAAGAAAGCATGAAGAACTGACACAGAACACTAAACTAATGGATGACTCACACAGAGGGCAGGAG GAACAGGTGGAAAaaggtgagagggagaaagaagagcTGACCATGGAGTTGGGGCAACTGAAAGAGCAAAATGAGACTCTGACATGTGCCCTAAAGGAGCAGCAACAAGAGATTGATCACCTCAAG GAATCCAAAAAGGAACTGGTACAGTTAGTGAGCAAACTGGAGAAACAGCAAGAGAATACTAGAGAGCATGAAGAACTGGCACAGAATTTCAAATCATTGGATGAatcacagagaggacaggag TCTCTGACCCCCATTCATGAAACATATTTGGGGAATTTAGTGTCAAAACATGTGACAGCT TCTCTGACCCCGATTTGTGAGAAATATGAAAGAGCGTTGATCAAGATCAAACAGCTAAAGAAAGAACGAGAGGTGTTAAGAGGAAAGGTTGAGGTCCAAAGTGTGGAGATCGCACA GCTGAGCCCAAGGCTCAAAGAATCTGAGCGGGAGTCACACAGACTGAAGGCTCACATTCAGCTTTTACAG GTGGATCTCCAGAGCAGTAAGAAAGAGAAGAAGTGTTCTGCCCTAAAGGAGCAACAGCAAGAG GAATCCAAAGAGGAACTGGTACAGTTAGTGagcaaactggagcagcagcaacaGAATACTAGAGAGCATGAAGAACTGGCGCAGAATGCCAAATCAATGGATGAatcacagagaggacaggag TCTCTGACCCCTATTCATGAAACATATTTGGTGAATATAGTGTCAAAACATGTGACCGCT TCTCTGACAACTATTTGTGAGAAATATGAACAAGCGTTGATCAAGATCAAACAGCTGAAGAAGGAGCGAGAGGAGTTGAAAGGAAAGATTGAGGTCCAAAGTGTGGAAATTGCACC GCTGAGCCCAAGGCTCAAAGAATCTGAGCAGGAGTCCCACAAACTGAAGGATCATATTCAGCTTCTACAG GTGGATCTCCAGAGcagtgagaaagagaaggagaagctTTCTGCAGCGCTGCACAGAGTGTGTGGTGTCACACATGATCTACAGGACCTGAAGACTGGGAACAAGGCATTACGTAGAAGCCTGTCAGAGCAGGAGCAGCAGCCACAGCAGATGGTGGACAGTGATTGGAAG GAGCAATACCAAGCCCTTCTTGGTCAGCTGGAGGAGGCTCAGACACTGTTGCACAAGGAGTTGCAGGCTTCCAACAATACCCGCAAACGTGCAGAGCAAGCAGAAAGGGAACTGGAGGAGCTCAAGGAGTGCATGGAGAGCACGGCCATGACGTCTGATCGGACAAAGCAGAAGAGCAGCAAACTAGAG GTGCAACTTTCAGAGTTAAACAAAATCATTGAGGAGAAAGAAAACATGGCAGAGATCGCTAAAGTAGAGAAAGAGGAGTTGTCCAGAGAGAATCAg GATCTCAAAAGAGATATTGAAAGACTTCGCAAGGAATTTGATGACGTCCAGGCTGCTCCAGTGCCCATGCAGCATCCCAACCCTTATGGCTCTTCAACTGACCCTACCCCCAATAAGGAGCAGCAGCAAGAGGCACTGGCTGACTCTCTCCACTCTTGGAACCCATATGAAACCCCAG GCACGGCTACAAACCTGGAGGAAGAG tTGTCCTTGGAGTGTCGTCACTGCCATGAGTCCTTCCCTGGCATCACCCAGGACGAGCTGGAGCTGCACGAGCACAGCCACAGAGTGTGCCCCTTCTGCATGCTCATCTGTGACGGAATGGAACAGGCTTTATATGAAGACCACGTCTACAGCCATGAGGTGTAG